GTAAAGAAAACCGAGCACGACTGCCATGAAGAAAACACATACGGAGTACAACAATACCAGCTTCTTGGGTAAAAAGCTGAGGGCAGAAAGAACAGTGGGAAGACATACACCACTACCTGCCAGCATAAAGGACAGGGCATTGCCATGGGTTAAACCAAGCGAGGTCAAGAACTTAGCTATGAAGGCGTCCTCTCCAGAACATACGTACACGGGTGTGGCTAGGACGGATATAAACATGTAGGAGAAGGGTAGTTTAGAAAAACCCGTCAGAAGGTCATCTGGCAGTAGAGTTTCCGCAACAGACACTATAAGTATACCCAAAAGCATAGTTCTACCTACTGTCCTTAGGTTAGTCAGGAAAAGCTTTAGTAAACCATTGCTTTGGATGGGTGGGTTAATCGGGATGGAAAACTGTTCCTTCTTCCTAAATAAGCTTCCTATCGTAAAGGAAGCTAAGAGGGCAAAGATGATCACACCCAAAGACCTAAAGATAAGTGCCTTAAGACCAAACAGGCTGTAGGTGAAGGCCAGGCTTATGGGGGATACTACGGGTGCTACCATCATAAAGGCGACGACAGGAGAATAGCTTCTGCTTATGGAGTTTATCATCATGGCCACTGGCAGCATGGAGCAGGAACACAGGGGCATCATCCCTGCTATAAGTATGCTGCTAAGGACAGCTAAAGCGTCCCTTCCTCTTAGAAAGTGAGCCACCTTTGTGAAAAACCTACTGTTTTCCAAGAGAGACACAAAAAGCAAGGCAAGCATAAAGTACGGGAAAATCTCTAAAAGATAGCGTGAAAAGGTCCTTAAGAATTCCTCAACAAACCACATGCTAAAAGCTCAAAAAGTCAAAGCCTGCTGGCTTTGGCAGTAAACCGAGTTCCTGCAGGTAGTTCTCCTCTTTCCTGATAGCTGTCTCTGGAAAGAGTCTCTTGGGGCACGCCAGAGAACAGTTGTTACAGTGAGTGCAAAGTTGGATAAACTTCTCCTTAAGGCTTGGGTACACTTCTTTTATATGTTTGTAAGCTCTCAGGAAGTACATGGGTCCACCAAAAGCGTGGCTCTCGGCCAACACAGGACATACCTCATCGCATACGCCGCAAAGTATACATTCGTAGCTTCTGTAAGTCCACTCGTCTTGGTCTACCAGACCATTCCTGCTGAAAAGGCCCTTTACCCTGTCTATTAGAGGTTCATGATCTACCACGAGGTCCTTGATGACAGGAAAGTTGTACAAAGGCTCTATCTTTATAGGTGTATCTAGACCTTCCACCTTTGTGCTGCATGCAAGCACAGGCTTGGAGTTAACCCTGACGGCACAGGTCCCGCATACACCAGCCCTGCAGAAGTGTCTGTAGGATAAGGTAGGATCTTTTTCTTTTATTGCGTTAAGAAGGTCCAGGATGGTCATACCCTTGTACACCTCTACGGTGTATGGTTGATAGCCCTCCGCTCTTTTTATAAGTACCTCAACTTCCATGTTATTTAAAGATAGACCATTAGAGGCTAAAGTCCTTCCCCAAGTAAACCTCTCTTACCTTTTGGTTGTTTGCTACTTCTTGAGGGCTTCCTTCTGCTAAGATGCTTCCATCTGACAGCACGTACACTCTGTCTACTATCTTTATGGTTTCTCTCACGTTGTGGTCTGAAACAAGAACACCAATGCTTTCAGACTTAAGCAAGAATATGAGACTTTTTATGTCCGACACGGCTATGGGATCTATACCCGCAAAAGGCTCATCCAATAGCACATACTTGGGCTCCGGTATTAAAGCTCTGGCTATCTCAAGCCTCCTCTTCTGTCCACCCGAAAGCCTTCCTGCTCTTAGATCTTTGAGCTCATACAGACCAAACTTCTCTAGTAGTTCCTGAGCCCTTGCATACTGCACGTCCCTATCCTTTTCAAAGAACTCTAGAAAAACCAGAAGATTCTCTATCACCGTTAAGTCTTCAAAGAGGGTATGTTCCTGGGGTAAAAAGACTATACCTTTCTTTGCTCTTATGTGGGCAGGGAGATGTGTAATGTCCTCTCCTTCCAGCGTTATCTTCCCATCGTCTACAGATGTAAAGCCTATCAAACAGTTGAAAAGGGTTGTCTTTCCAGCACCGTTGGGACCAAGTAATCCTACTACCTCTCCTCTGTTCAGTTTTAGACTTATACCCTTGAGTATCTCTCTTGGTCCATAGCTTTTTCTTATGCCATCGGCTACCAACATCCTGGGTTATTATACCGCCCGCAGAATCCGCATGGTTTGAACATACCCTAATCTAAAGAGCTCGTCAGCCTTCCTTAGGCTTACCAGGGAGTAACCCCTCAGGTCCGGTTCTATAAGGTAGGTACAAAACTCCTTCCTCTTATCTACATTGGACCTGACGGCAAGGAAAAAGCTCCTAAGGAGTAGATGTAGAATGTTTCTGGGCTCTCCGTTCACATCGTATGGGTTTACGTCCACGCACAGGGTAGGAATTTCAGATTCTTGGAAGGGTTCAACGGGTAAGTTGTTCGTGACTCCACCGTCTACTAACATGTACTCGAAGTGCTTTACAGGCTCAAAAACACCAGGAAGGGCACAGCTTCCCAGGACTACACTGTAGAGCTCACCTTCACGAAAGTAAAGTGTTCTTCCCGTCTTTATGTCAAGAGCGCACACGAAGAGAGGAATCTTTAGGCTTTCCAGCCTTTCTGGAAGGTACTTCTTGAGAAGAAACTTTGCCCTCTGTAAGGAAAAGAGACCAAGCTTTGGTGGTATGCGAGGTCTTATCCATTCCCATAACCTTGTCTCTTTTATAAGCTTCAACATCTGTTTGGGAGTATATCCCGCACAGTAGAAAGCTCCTACGAGAGCACCTGCACTTACACCGCTTACAGAGATCACTTCCACCCTTAGGTCTTCCAAAGCCTGCAGAACACCTATGTGAGCTATACCCCTCGCTGCACCACCCGAAAGGACTAAGTTAACCTTCATCTTCTAAAAGCACCACACACATGCAAGCAATACCGTTATCTGGGCAAAAGCCTTCCCTGGTTTTTCCCTTTATGGATATGTTTTCCTTTTTTACCCCAAGAAGCCTTGATAGGTTTTCCCTTATGGTATCCTTGTAAGGGCTTATCTTTGGTCTGTCTGCCACTATCACACAGTCAAGGTTTACCACCCTAAAACCCTTCTCTCTGGCCAAGCTTAGAGCCTTCTCCAAGAAAAGCTGTGAAGGAGCATCCTTCCACCTAGGATCTGTGTTAGGAAAGAGCTCCCCTATGTCCTTTTCTCCTATGGCACCCAATATAGCATCCGTTATAGCATGCAGAAGAGGGTCTGCATCCGAGTGTCCTTTTAAACCTTCTGGGCTTGGTATGTCCACACCCCCCAAAAGAAGTCTTCTCCCTTCCTGAAAGGGATGAGAATCAAAACCCAAACCTATACGTACCATTTAATATATTTAATACTATGTTTAGGAGTGACGAAGTTAAAAAGGGTATAGAAAGGTCACCACACAGAGCCTTACTTAGGGCATGCGGTCTCACAGATGAGGACTTTGACAAACCCCTTATAGGCATAGCTAACTCCTACATAGACATAATACCTGGACACGTACACCTTAGGGAGTTTGTCCTTCCCATAAAAGAAGAGATCAGGAAAGCCGGAGGAGTTCCCATAGAGTTCAACGTTATAGGCGTAGACGACGGTATAGCTATGGGACACTCAGGTATGCACTACTCCCTACCCTCAAGGGAGTTGATAGCAGACTCCATAGAGACAGTAGTAGAAGCCCACAAACTTGACGCTCTAATATGTGTACCAAACTGTGACAAGATAGTCCCAGGCATGCTGATGGCTGCTGCAAGGCTGAACATACCCACCATATTCATAAGCGGTGGCCCTATGCTAGCAGGTGAACTAAACGGCAAAAAAGTGGACCTTATCACCGTCTTTGAGGGTATAGGACAGCTAAAGGCGGGCAAGATAACAGAGAGTCAGCTCAAGGTGATAGAGGAAACTGCTTGTCCCACCTGCGGTAGCTGTTCGGGTATGTTTACAGCCAACTCCATGAACTGCCTTACGGAAGTCTTAGGCCTTGCTCTACCTGGAAACGGAACCATACCAGCTGTAGATCCAAGAAGGGAACTACTGGCAAGACAGGCAGCAAGACAGATAATGGAGCTTTTAAGGAGGAACATAAGACCCAGGGACATACTAACCGTTGAAGCCTTTGACAACGCCTTTGCGGTTGATATAGCCATGGGTGGATCCACGAACACAGTCCTGCACCTACTTGCTGTAGCCAGAGAAGCTGGTATAGAGTATGACTTGAGAAGGATAGACATGATATCCAGATCTGTACCCAACATATGCAAGATATCCCCAGCCTCCGAGTACCACATACAGGACCTAGATGCCGTAGGTGGTATACCTACAATCCTTAAAGAGCTCATAAGGGCTGGTAAGCTTCCTAAACCAGATGCTATGACAGTAAGCCTAAAAACCCTCAGGGATATAGCTCAAGAGGCACCAGATCCAGACGGTCAAGTAGTCAGGACCTGCGACAACCCTTACACACACGAGGGTGGTATAGCTGTACTCTATGGAAACTTGGCTCCAGAAGGTTGCGTGGTAAAGACGGCTGGTGTTGATCCCAACATGTTGGTGTTCAAAGGAAAGGCCATATGCTTTGACTCTGAAGAGGAGGCCATAGAGGGTATACTAGGCGGAAAGGTACAGCCAGGACACGTGGTGGTCATAAGGTATGAAGGACCCAAAGGTGGGCCCGGTATGAGGGAGATGCTCTCGCCCACCTCTGCCATAATGGGTATGGGTCTTGGGGATAAGGTGGCTCTCATCACCGATGGTAGATTCTCTGGTGGAACCAGGGGAGCCTGTATAGGTCACATATCTCCTGAAGCCGCAGCTGGTGGACCCATAGGCATAGTCAAGGATGGTGACGAAATACTTATAGACATTCCAGGAAGGAGGATAGAGCTGCTAATAAGCGAAGAAGAGTTCAAAAAAAGGATGGAAAGCTTTGTACCTAAGCAAAAGCCCATAAAGAGCCCTTGGCTCAGAAGGTACGCCAAGTTGGTAACTTCAGCCTCTAAAGGTGCCATACTAGAAGCCTGATGCACATACTTCTCATAGGCCTTGGCAATATGGGAAGTAAGTATCTGCAGAAGATAAAGCAGATGGGGGAAAGTCCTGTCCTTTGTGACATAGACTCTTCAAAAAGAGACGGAGAACATCCCTTTTACTGTCACTACGGGGAAGTAAACGAACCACTTAAGGCAGTTATAATAGCCATAGACCCTTCCAAGCACGTGGACGTGGCCCTAGCCTTCTTAGAAAAAGGTCTACCTGTGCTTTTGGAAAAGCCGCCAGCCCTTTCATCAAAGGATTTTGAAAGGATATCCTCTTTCGACAATCTCTATGTCTCGGAGGTGGAAAGCTTTTCCGTATGTGCAGAGCATATACCCAAAAATGCAAAGAGCATAAAGATAGAGAGGTTTGGAAGAGGGAAAGGTTACGTTTCACCCCTTTGGGATCTCGCATGGCATGACCTTTACCTACTTTTAAGAACTTATTCAAAGGTTGAGGTTAAAGAACTTAGCGTAAAGAATGGTGTTTGGACGTTGAGAGGCTACGCAGACCAGGCAGAGTTTGAACTAAGCGTCCAGTGGGAGAGCCCACACCCAAGAAGAATATGGAATGTGGACGAAGGGAAAGTAATCTTGGACTTTGGAGAAGAAGCCGTATACTCAGAAGGAAGGTTGATGGTGCAGAGGAAAAGGGATAAGTTAAGGTGGATGTTAGAAAGTTTCCTTTTAGGAGATTATGACAGAGGCTCTGTAGAACGAGCAGGAAGGATCATCAATATCATAGAAAATATCTCCTGAAAGGCTAATATAAAAATCCTATGGTAAAGCTTGAGGTAGAAAGGGAGCTATCGCATAAGGAGATAAAGGAGCTCCAGGAGGAGATAAGAAGGCTAGCAGAAGAGAAGAACGCCGTAATACTAGCCCACTACTACCAAAGGCCAGAAGTTCAAGACATAGCACACTTTGTAGGAGACTCACTAGAGCTCTCCCGTAAGGCAAGCCAAACAGATGCGGACATAATAGTCTTCTGCGGTGTAAGATTCATGTGTGAAACGGCAAAGATAGTAAACCCCACCAAAAAGGTGTTACACCCCAATCCCGAATCTGGTTGCCCCATGGCAGACATGATAAAGGCCGAAGACGTCCTCAGGTTAAGGGAGAAGTATCCAGACGCAGAGGTAGTAGCATACGTCAACACCACAGCAGAGGTAAAGGCCGTATCTGACGTATGTGTAACATCAGCAAACGCCATAAAAGTCGTTTCCAAGCTTGAAAGCAAAAGGATCATATTCATACCAGATCAAGCCTTGGGCAACTGGGTAAAGAAGCATATACCAGACAAGGAGTTCATCATCTGGCAAGGCTTCTGTCCTCCCCACTTTGAGTTTACAGCTAGAGAGGTGCTAAAGCTTAAGGAGATATACCCAGACGCAAAGGTGGCCGTACACCCCGAATGCCATCCAAAGGTAATAGAGATTGCAGACTTCGTAGGCTCCACATCCCAGATAATCAACTATGCCACCACATGCGACTCTAACAGGGTTATAGTGATAACGGAAGTAGGTCTATTACACACCCTAAAGAAGAAAAATCCTAACAAGGAGTACATATTCCCTCAGTCTATGAACTATTGTGGTACTGTTTACTGTTGTACCATGAAGGCTATAACCCTGCCCAAGGTATACGAGACCCTGCTCAAGGAAACCAACGAAGTGGTGCTCCCAGAGGACATAATCCAAAGGGCAAGAAAGCCCATAGAAAGGATGTTGGAGCTGTCTTAACATGGGTATATTCATAGAAGACCTTTTAAACCTTGGAAACTTGATGGACGCAGAGATAGAGGCACACATACCAGAGGCTACACTTTCCCAAGCCCTAGGGCTAGAAACTAAGATAGAGAAAGGTCTTATAACCTTCAGGATAAAAAAGAAAGGCCTTATCTTCAGTAAGACCCTGGAGCTTAAGCTTTCAGAAGAGAGCAGGATGGTTAAGAACTTAAAAGAGGAAGGTAAGAGGTTTGTAATGGGCAGGATGCTAACCAGATCTGCCGTCGAGGAGCTATCAAAAAGGGAAGATTTTCTGTTCGAAGGAGAGTTTGCAGGTTTTGACGTCTGGAAGGCTTTTAAACTAACAGAGACCTACGAAAAAGTCCCTTACCAGTTTAGGGAAAGGCTAGCCCTTACCAGATACATCTTCAGCGACTACCTCTTAAAGATCTTCATGAAAGTAGAAAAATGAGGACCTTTGAAAGGCCTATAGTAGTCTACAGTGCCTGTCTTGCAGGAGAAGCCGTAAGGTACAACGGGGGTACGGTGGAAGATAAGCTCGCCAAGACTCTATCCAATTACGTGAACGTCATAAAGGTATGCCCAGAGGTAGCTATAGGTCTAGGAGTTCCAAGAGAAAAGATAATAGTTTACAGGCAAGGCCCTGATATGCTACTCTTCCAACCCGCTACAGGCAAGGATCTAACGAAGGAGATGATCTCCTTCACAGAGGAGTTCTTAGACTCGCTGCCGGAGGTGGATGGTTTCCTGCTAAAGTCCAAATCACCATCTTGCGGTGTTTCCAACACCCTACATTACAGAGATCCATGGGGTAAGGAATTTTACGCAAGGGGTAAGGGTCTTTTTGCCAAGCTGGTCATAGAGAGGTTCCCACACCTTCCTGTGGAAGACGAAGGCAGGCTTAAGAACCCGGAGATAAGAGACCATTTCCTTTCCAGCATCTTTGCCCTCGCAGATCTGAGAAGCTTCAGGCCCAAAAGCATAAAAGACCTTATGAACTTTCATCAAAGGTACAAGTACTTCCTTATGGCTCATCATCAGTTAAAACTAAAGCAGATGGGAAGGCTTGTAGCCGAAGGTAGCAAAAGCTTAGAGGAAACCTACGAAAGTTACAAAAAGCTATTTGTTCAAACTATAGCAAACAGGCCAAGCAAGAAGAAGCATTACAACGTCATCCTACACATCTATGGACATCTGTCCTCCAAGTTAAAAGAGAGGGAAAAGCATCATTTTCTCAAGCTTGCGGAAGATTACAAGGAAGGCAAGATACCCAGAACACTACTCATAGAACTCCTCAAAAACTGGGCCTACAGGTTTGAAAACGAGTACCTTATGACCCAAACGTACCTCTGGCCATATCCCGAGGAGCTCCAGCATGTTTATAATTGATTAGATGCATCTTAGGCTAGGTACCAGGAAGAGTAAGCTGGCCCTCTGGCAGGCCAATTACGTAAAGAGCCTTCTTGAGAAGGAAGGTCATACAGTGGAGATAGTCACTATCACTACCTCCGGTGACAAGATAAAGGACGTCCCGCTGGCAAAGATAGGCGGTAAGGGCCTCTTTGTTAAAGAAATTGAAGAAGCCCTGCTGGAGGGCAGGATAGACCTAGCAGTACACTCCCTTAAGGATGTTCCCACAGTCTTACCAGAAGGTCTTGAGATATGCTGCGTGACCAAGAGAGAAGACCCATACGACGTGCTCATCTCTAAAAACTCTCAAAAGTTGGAGGACCTCCCACCTGGCTCAGTAGTGGGAACATCCTCCCTAAGGAGGAAAGTGCAGATACTTAGAAGAAGGCCAGACCTAAAGGTAGAAGTATTAAGGGGAAACGTGGACACGAGGATAAGGAAGCTGGAGGAAGGGCTTTACGACTCCATAGTACTTGCGTATGCTGGCGTTAAAAGGATGGGCTACGAGCATATGATAACCCAGATTCTTGACTTCATACCCGCAGTAGGACAAGGCTCCCTTGCCATAGAAGTAAGAAAAGAAGACAAAGAACTTAAAAAGATCCTTTCAGTGCTAAACCATGAAGAGAGTATGATATGCGCTAAGGCTGAAAGGGCCTTCTTGAAGACCCTAGAAGGCGGTTGTCAGGTACCCATGGGAGCTTTTGCCAAGCTGGAGGGAGACAAGCTGATCATAAGGGGCTTTATCTCAGACCTAGAAGGGAATAAATTTATAGAAAGCTACAAAGAAGGAAAGCCGGAGGAGGCTGAATCGGTGGGAGAGGCACTAGCCAAAGATCTTCTATCAATGGGTGGAGAGGAGATCCTTAGGGAGATCTACTCATGAAGAGGGTAGGTTTTATTTTAGGTTCAAAGAACATAACTCCCTTGGAGTTCTGGGTAGGTGTAGAAGAGGGAAATTTGCTACAGATGGATGACTTTGTCTTTGTTAAGTGTTCCATAGGAAACACAGAGGTAAAGTACTACGGTGTTGTGGTAGAGGTATACAAGTATTGGGAAGGCGTACAAAACGTCTTTGAGACGCAGCTAGCAAAGCAGGGTGTCATACCTGTAAACGTGGCTTATATAGCCAGGGTAAACACAACTAGGATAGAACCCGAATACCTTGTACCACCATCTCCAGGTGACGAGGTTTTTCTAGCCGAAGGTGAAGAGTATCAAAAGGCCATATACGCAGATCAGATGAAGGAAAAAATACCTGCAGGTATCACAAGAAGTGGGAACGTAGTCTACATAAACTATCATTTCCTAAACGGAAAAGAAGGCGCGCATGTAAACATATCTGGCATGTCTGGCGTGGCCACAAAAACATCCTACGCCCTCTTTTTACTGTACTCCATAATCAAGAAGAGCAGCGAGAAGAACATTCACGGCATAATATTCAACGTCAAAGGGAAGGACCTACTCTGGATAGACAAAGAGAACAAAGACATGAGTCAAGAGGACAGACAGATGTTTATGAGGATGGGTCTGGATGCAAAACCCTTCAGCGACGTTATCTTCTACGTACCACCAGATCCCAAAGACTTCACAAAACCTTCCTCGGAGAGGATGGACGAGAAGGTGGTTCCCTTCAGATGGAGTATGAGAGACTTTGCGGAAGAAGGCCTCCTAAAGTTTATGTTTGCAGAAGGTGATGAAGGGATGTCAAACCTCCACTTTGTCATAGACAGAGTAATGAACAGACTCTACCAGCTTGCAAAAGACAGTCCCTACGGCAGGCTTATAAATGACTACGGAAGCGATATGGAAAACCTGGATGACCTGGAGGGGATTTTCCTCAAAGCCTTGGAAGAAAGGGAGATAGATAGGTCTTCAAAGCTTTACCGCGACTGGTTTGGTAGTGCAGAACCCACCACAGTAAGAGCCTTCATGAGGAGGTTCCAAAGAGCCAAGGAAAAGATCAAACACCTCGTAGGGGGAACAGAGTCTGTCCCCATAGAGTGGGAGAAGTTTAAAGTAAGCGTCATAGACATAAGCTCACTCCACAACATAGCCAAGATGTTCGTAGTGGGTTCTGTGCTTAAAAAGCTCTTCAAGGAGAAAGAGGACAGAGCAAGCCCTTACCCTAAAGTTTTTGTACTCCTTGACGAACTTAATAAGTATGCACCCAGAGAAGGCTGGAGTCCCATAAAGGATGTACTCTTAGAGATAGCAGAGCGTGGTAGGAGCTTGGGTGTGCTGCTCATAGGTGCCCAGCAAACAGCCAGCGAGGTAGAAAAGAGGATAGTGGCCAACTCGGCGGTTAGAGTTTTAGGAAGGATAGACAGCGCCGAGGTACAAAGCAAGGAGTACGACTTTCTTACTGGAAACCTTAAGATAAGGGCCATGATGCTCAAGAAAGGTACAATGATCATCCACCAGCCAGACATACCCACGCCGGTGGTGGTGAGGTTTCCAAAACCTCCTTGGGCAACGCGTAAAGAAGAGGTTAAGGAAGAGGTGCCCGATGTTTTTAGCAATTTTGATACTTAATCTAATAATCTCCTTTGGGTTTGCCCAGAACCTCACCGTAAGGTACGGAAGCTATCCTGAAAAGGAAAGGTTAGTCTTTGAGTTCAAAAACAGGGTAGACTACAAGATACTCCAACTAAAGAACCCAAACAGGATGGTCATAGACCTCTTTGACTTTAAAGGTCAGATATCCTCTTTACCCAAACACGTAAAGGTCAGGGTTGGTAAGCACCCATGGGGGACTAGGTTAGTGGTGGAGGGTGAGTTTTCCGACGTGAAGGCCTTTTCTTTGGAAGATCCCTTCCGCATAGTTGTGGACCTTTACCGAGAAAAATCTCAAGAAGAGGATAACCTTATAGCCATCCTTGACCCAGATGTACTTAAGGTTTTGAACAACACGAAGGGAAACGAAAGAGTGGTGGAAGAGTCTGTAAAGGGTAAGCTCATAACCCAAAGAAGGGTGATAGTCCTGGATGCTGGTCATGGAGGACATGACCCTGGAGCCATAGGATTCATGGGTATAAAGGAGAAGGACATAACCTTGGCCATAGTCAAAAAACTGGCCACCTACTTAGAGCAGGATGGGCGGTTCAAGGTATTCCTAACGAGGAACGACGATTACTTCGTCCCCCTTCAAGAGAGAGCAAAGATAGCTATTAAGAAGAGGGCTGACCTGTTTATAAGCATACACGCCAACGCATCGGATGAGGGTATCACCCAGGCGCGTGGTACGGAGATATTCGCCATATCCTCTTCGGCAGCACAAGTAAAGAAGACACAGATAGTTAAAAACAAGGAGTACGCAAAATTGGTTCTTGGTGACTCTGACATACCCACAGATGCAAAGGTTGTACTCGCAGACCTTGCCATGGACGTTACCCTATATGAAAGCGTAAACTTTGCCAAGCTTGTAGCTAAAGAACTTTCTTCTGTCATGCAAAGAAATATCACCTACAGAGGAACTAAAAGGGCTGGCTTTGCCGTTCTAAAAACTCCTGGAATACCCTCAGTCTTAATAGAGGTGGGCTTTATAAACAACAAAGATGAGGCTATACTCATGGCTTCTGAAAATTTTCAAAAGACCTTCGCTTACGCTCTCTACAAGGCTATAGTCAGATACTTCTTTCCCAAACAACCGGTCAACGTCAGTCTAAACCTATAAGCTTATGGACCTGGGGTATGATTCTAACCTGGTAACCCATATGAAGTAAGTTCTCCTGAAGTTCCAAA
The DNA window shown above is from Thermocrinis minervae and carries:
- the hemC gene encoding hydroxymethylbilane synthase, with translation MHLRLGTRKSKLALWQANYVKSLLEKEGHTVEIVTITTSGDKIKDVPLAKIGGKGLFVKEIEEALLEGRIDLAVHSLKDVPTVLPEGLEICCVTKREDPYDVLISKNSQKLEDLPPGSVVGTSSLRRKVQILRRRPDLKVEVLRGNVDTRIRKLEEGLYDSIVLAYAGVKRMGYEHMITQILDFIPAVGQGSLAIEVRKEDKELKKILSVLNHEESMICAKAERAFLKTLEGGCQVPMGAFAKLEGDKLIIRGFISDLEGNKFIESYKEGKPEEAESVGEALAKDLLSMGGEEILREIYS
- a CDS encoding permease: MWFVEEFLRTFSRYLLEIFPYFMLALLFVSLLENSRFFTKVAHFLRGRDALAVLSSILIAGMMPLCSCSMLPVAMMINSISRSYSPVVAFMMVAPVVSPISLAFTYSLFGLKALIFRSLGVIIFALLASFTIGSLFRKKEQFSIPINPPIQSNGLLKLFLTNLRTVGRTMLLGILIVSVAETLLPDDLLTGFSKLPFSYMFISVLATPVYVCSGEDAFIAKFLTSLGLTHGNALSFMLAGSGVCLPTVLSALSFLPKKLVLLYSVCVFFMAVVLGFLYDVS
- a CDS encoding patatin-like phospholipase family protein translates to MKVNLVLSGGAARGIAHIGVLQALEDLRVEVISVSGVSAGALVGAFYCAGYTPKQMLKLIKETRLWEWIRPRIPPKLGLFSLQRAKFLLKKYLPERLESLKIPLFVCALDIKTGRTLYFREGELYSVVLGSCALPGVFEPVKHFEYMLVDGGVTNNLPVEPFQESEIPTLCVDVNPYDVNGEPRNILHLLLRSFFLAVRSNVDKRKEFCTYLIEPDLRGYSLVSLRKADELFRLGYVQTMRILRAV
- the nadA gene encoding quinolinate synthase NadA; its protein translation is MVKLEVERELSHKEIKELQEEIRRLAEEKNAVILAHYYQRPEVQDIAHFVGDSLELSRKASQTDADIIVFCGVRFMCETAKIVNPTKKVLHPNPESGCPMADMIKAEDVLRLREKYPDAEVVAYVNTTAEVKAVSDVCVTSANAIKVVSKLESKRIIFIPDQALGNWVKKHIPDKEFIIWQGFCPPHFEFTAREVLKLKEIYPDAKVAVHPECHPKVIEIADFVGSTSQIINYATTCDSNRVIVITEVGLLHTLKKKNPNKEYIFPQSMNYCGTVYCCTMKAITLPKVYETLLKETNEVVLPEDIIQRARKPIERMLELS
- a CDS encoding DUF523 and DUF1722 domain-containing protein, with amino-acid sequence MRTFERPIVVYSACLAGEAVRYNGGTVEDKLAKTLSNYVNVIKVCPEVAIGLGVPREKIIVYRQGPDMLLFQPATGKDLTKEMISFTEEFLDSLPEVDGFLLKSKSPSCGVSNTLHYRDPWGKEFYARGKGLFAKLVIERFPHLPVEDEGRLKNPEIRDHFLSSIFALADLRSFRPKSIKDLMNFHQRYKYFLMAHHQLKLKQMGRLVAEGSKSLEETYESYKKLFVQTIANRPSKKKHYNVILHIYGHLSSKLKEREKHHFLKLAEDYKEGKIPRTLLIELLKNWAYRFENEYLMTQTYLWPYPEELQHVYN
- a CDS encoding succinate dehydrogenase/fumarate reductase iron-sulfur subunit — its product is MEVEVLIKRAEGYQPYTVEVYKGMTILDLLNAIKEKDPTLSYRHFCRAGVCGTCAVRVNSKPVLACSTKVEGLDTPIKIEPLYNFPVIKDLVVDHEPLIDRVKGLFSRNGLVDQDEWTYRSYECILCGVCDEVCPVLAESHAFGGPMYFLRAYKHIKEVYPSLKEKFIQLCTHCNNCSLACPKRLFPETAIRKEENYLQELGLLPKPAGFDFLSF
- the lptB gene encoding LPS export ABC transporter ATP-binding protein, with amino-acid sequence MLVADGIRKSYGPREILKGISLKLNRGEVVGLLGPNGAGKTTLFNCLIGFTSVDDGKITLEGEDITHLPAHIRAKKGIVFLPQEHTLFEDLTVIENLLVFLEFFEKDRDVQYARAQELLEKFGLYELKDLRAGRLSGGQKRRLEIARALIPEPKYVLLDEPFAGIDPIAVSDIKSLIFLLKSESIGVLVSDHNVRETIKIVDRVYVLSDGSILAEGSPQEVANNQKVREVYLGKDFSL
- the ilvD gene encoding dihydroxy-acid dehydratase — encoded protein: MFRSDEVKKGIERSPHRALLRACGLTDEDFDKPLIGIANSYIDIIPGHVHLREFVLPIKEEIRKAGGVPIEFNVIGVDDGIAMGHSGMHYSLPSRELIADSIETVVEAHKLDALICVPNCDKIVPGMLMAAARLNIPTIFISGGPMLAGELNGKKVDLITVFEGIGQLKAGKITESQLKVIEETACPTCGSCSGMFTANSMNCLTEVLGLALPGNGTIPAVDPRRELLARQAARQIMELLRRNIRPRDILTVEAFDNAFAVDIAMGGSTNTVLHLLAVAREAGIEYDLRRIDMISRSVPNICKISPASEYHIQDLDAVGGIPTILKELIRAGKLPKPDAMTVSLKTLRDIAQEAPDPDGQVVRTCDNPYTHEGGIAVLYGNLAPEGCVVKTAGVDPNMLVFKGKAICFDSEEEAIEGILGGKVQPGHVVVIRYEGPKGGPGMREMLSPTSAIMGMGLGDKVALITDGRFSGGTRGACIGHISPEAAAGGPIGIVKDGDEILIDIPGRRIELLISEEEFKKRMESFVPKQKPIKSPWLRRYAKLVTSASKGAILEA
- the ispF gene encoding 2-C-methyl-D-erythritol 2,4-cyclodiphosphate synthase: MVRIGLGFDSHPFQEGRRLLLGGVDIPSPEGLKGHSDADPLLHAITDAILGAIGEKDIGELFPNTDPRWKDAPSQLFLEKALSLAREKGFRVVNLDCVIVADRPKISPYKDTIRENLSRLLGVKKENISIKGKTREGFCPDNGIACMCVVLLEDEG
- a CDS encoding Gfo/Idh/MocA family oxidoreductase, encoding MHILLIGLGNMGSKYLQKIKQMGESPVLCDIDSSKRDGEHPFYCHYGEVNEPLKAVIIAIDPSKHVDVALAFLEKGLPVLLEKPPALSSKDFERISSFDNLYVSEVESFSVCAEHIPKNAKSIKIERFGRGKGYVSPLWDLAWHDLYLLLRTYSKVEVKELSVKNGVWTLRGYADQAEFELSVQWESPHPRRIWNVDEGKVILDFGEEAVYSEGRLMVQRKRDKLRWMLESFLLGDYDRGSVERAGRIINIIENIS